One region of Streptomyces sp. CG4 genomic DNA includes:
- a CDS encoding biotin/lipoate A/B protein ligase family protein, whose amino-acid sequence MHGEYKVPGGKLVVVDLDVEEGVLRNVRVAGDFFLEPDEAILSIDTALEGAPSSMDAAGLAARITAALPESTVMLGLTAEGVAIAVRRALAHATEWSDYDWQLVHMGPQAPALHMALDEVLTAEVAAGRRAPTLRVWEWASPSVVIGSFQSLRNEVDPAGAAKHGMTVVRRVSGGGAMFVEPMSTITYSLSVPESLVSGLSFADSYAYLDDWVLGALGDMGIKAWYQPLNDIATEAGKIAGAAQKRMVGPDGGPGAVLHHVTMSYDIDADKMLEVLRIGKEKMSDKGTRSARKRVDPLRRQTGLAREQVIENMITSFRNRYGLTTGEITAEEMARAEELVRTKFATEEWTARVP is encoded by the coding sequence GTGCATGGTGAGTACAAGGTGCCCGGCGGCAAGCTGGTCGTCGTGGATCTGGACGTCGAGGAAGGTGTCCTGCGCAACGTGCGAGTCGCCGGGGACTTCTTCCTGGAGCCGGACGAAGCGATCCTCTCGATCGACACGGCGCTTGAGGGGGCACCCTCATCGATGGACGCCGCAGGGCTCGCCGCCCGGATCACGGCGGCGCTGCCGGAGTCGACCGTGATGCTCGGGCTGACGGCGGAGGGCGTCGCCATCGCCGTCCGGCGTGCTCTGGCCCACGCGACCGAGTGGAGCGACTACGACTGGCAGCTGGTGCACATGGGCCCGCAGGCACCGGCCCTGCACATGGCGCTGGACGAGGTGCTCACCGCCGAGGTGGCCGCCGGGCGGCGAGCCCCGACACTGCGGGTATGGGAGTGGGCCTCGCCTTCCGTGGTGATCGGCAGCTTCCAGTCCCTGCGGAACGAGGTGGACCCCGCAGGAGCCGCGAAGCACGGGATGACCGTGGTCCGCCGCGTCTCCGGCGGCGGGGCCATGTTCGTGGAGCCCATGAGCACGATCACGTACTCCCTGTCCGTGCCGGAGTCCCTGGTCTCGGGCCTCTCCTTCGCGGACAGCTACGCCTACCTCGACGACTGGGTGCTGGGCGCACTCGGCGACATGGGCATCAAGGCCTGGTACCAGCCCCTGAACGACATCGCCACCGAGGCCGGCAAGATCGCCGGCGCCGCCCAGAAGCGCATGGTCGGCCCTGATGGCGGCCCTGGAGCCGTCCTCCATCACGTGACGATGTCCTACGACATCGACGCCGACAAGATGCTTGAGGTGCTCCGCATCGGCAAGGAGAAGATGTCCGACAAGGGGACCAGGAGCGCCAGGAAGCGCGTCGACCCGCTCCGCCGGCAGACGGGCCTCGCGCGGGAACAGGTCATCGAGAACATGATCACCTCCTTCCGCAACCGCTACGGGCTGACCACCGGCGAGATCACGGCGGAAGAGATGGCCCGCGCGGAGGAACTGGTGCGGACGAAGTTCGCCACCGAGGAGTGGACCGCGCGCGTGCCGTGA
- the map gene encoding type I methionyl aminopeptidase — MVELKTDTSIDAMHAAGQVVARALTAARQAADVGVSLLELDEVAREVLREAGATSPFLGYRPSFAPTPFPAVICASVNDAIVHGIPTRYRLRDGDLLSVDCGAELDGWVGDSALSFTVGRPRPADQRLIETAERALAAGIEAAVVGNRIGDIAHAVGRVCRTAGYGIPHGFGGHGIGRRMHEDPEVPNEGRPGRGLPLRPGMVLAIEPMVIASGKDIYCTASDGWTLRTTDGSRAAHAEHTVAITETGPRVLTERR, encoded by the coding sequence ATGGTGGAACTGAAGACGGACACATCGATCGACGCTATGCACGCGGCGGGCCAGGTCGTCGCGCGGGCTCTGACGGCCGCACGACAGGCCGCGGACGTCGGCGTCTCGCTGCTGGAGCTGGACGAGGTGGCCCGGGAGGTGCTGCGCGAGGCCGGGGCGACCTCCCCCTTCCTCGGCTACCGCCCCTCCTTCGCGCCAACCCCCTTCCCCGCGGTGATCTGCGCCTCCGTGAACGACGCGATCGTGCACGGCATCCCCACCCGGTACCGGCTCCGCGACGGCGACCTGCTCTCCGTCGACTGCGGTGCCGAGCTGGACGGCTGGGTCGGCGACTCGGCGCTCAGCTTCACGGTGGGCCGCCCGCGCCCGGCCGACCAGCGCCTGATCGAGACGGCCGAGCGGGCCCTGGCGGCCGGCATCGAGGCGGCCGTCGTAGGCAACCGCATCGGCGACATCGCCCACGCCGTCGGCCGGGTCTGCCGTACGGCCGGCTACGGCATCCCCCACGGCTTCGGCGGCCACGGCATCGGCCGCCGTATGCACGAGGACCCCGAGGTTCCCAACGAGGGCCGCCCCGGCCGGGGGCTTCCCCTCCGTCCCGGCATGGTCCTCGCCATCGAGCCCATGGTGATCGCGAGTGGCAAGGACATCTACTGCACGGCGTCCGACGGCTGGACCCTCCGCACGACGGACGGCTCCCGCGCGGCCCACGCGGAACACACAGTGGCGATCACCGAGACCGGTCCAAGGGTGCTGACCGAGCGGCGTTAG
- a CDS encoding PucR family transcriptional regulator ligand-binding domain-containing protein has protein sequence MTTTSETRYGWEPALSVRQVLTLERVQAGEPEVVAGAGQLDRPVRWVHVAEAADVGVMLSGGEMVLTTGVLLAGDEAKQAEYIQSLHRAEAAAVVLGLGRAFPAPPEAMRRAADRCGLPMVVLHRPFPFAELTEEVQSRLVRRKFAAVSLSEAVRSALTGLITAGAPLPRLLDEVAVHSGCPVVLTNLAHRVLATAGERSAVDDVLRDWERIARQAGAGAAGGWISAELGGRGERWGRLLLCGYRGDTATGRLLADRAAEALVLHRMLGGGPGHSWEEESAQSLLTDLVSGVVPARQLLPRARAAGLPVNRRTFVPLVVLDRTAEELDRVLRLLGMSGLVAEFADGAAVLLSLARDQDAEALTAHFAARLRAGSPAVVAAADPRTAWDDVPAGLREARHVADAVTDSSAVLDLPVVVRLKDVHLRGLIRLLRDDPHVQAFAERELDGLLCAAEPELLNVLRTYLATGRNKSRTAQLHHVSRPALYRRLEAIQARLGVDLDDFEQAASVHIALLAHDAQQG, from the coding sequence ATGACCACCACCTCGGAGACCCGGTACGGCTGGGAACCCGCCCTCTCCGTCCGCCAGGTGCTCACCCTGGAGCGGGTGCAGGCCGGGGAGCCCGAGGTGGTGGCCGGTGCCGGCCAGTTGGACCGGCCGGTGCGCTGGGTGCATGTCGCCGAGGCCGCCGATGTCGGGGTGATGCTCAGCGGCGGCGAGATGGTCCTCACCACCGGCGTGCTCCTCGCCGGGGACGAGGCCAAGCAGGCCGAGTACATCCAGTCGCTGCACCGGGCCGAGGCCGCCGCCGTGGTCCTCGGGCTCGGCCGTGCCTTTCCCGCACCCCCGGAGGCGATGCGCCGCGCGGCCGACCGCTGCGGGCTGCCCATGGTGGTGCTGCACCGCCCCTTCCCCTTCGCCGAGCTGACCGAGGAGGTCCAATCCCGGCTGGTGCGGCGGAAGTTCGCCGCCGTCAGCCTTTCGGAGGCGGTGCGCAGCGCCCTCACCGGGCTGATCACGGCCGGCGCCCCCCTCCCACGGCTCCTCGACGAGGTCGCCGTGCACAGCGGCTGCCCGGTCGTGCTCACCAACCTCGCCCACCGCGTCCTCGCCACGGCGGGGGAGCGGTCCGCCGTGGACGACGTGCTGCGCGACTGGGAGCGGATCGCCCGGCAGGCCGGCGCGGGCGCGGCCGGCGGCTGGATCAGCGCCGAACTCGGCGGCCGCGGGGAACGCTGGGGCCGGCTGCTGCTGTGCGGCTACCGGGGCGATACGGCCACGGGGCGGCTGCTCGCCGACCGGGCCGCCGAGGCGCTGGTCCTGCACCGCATGCTCGGCGGCGGCCCCGGGCACTCCTGGGAGGAGGAGTCCGCGCAGAGCCTGCTCACCGACCTGGTCTCCGGTGTCGTACCGGCCCGGCAGCTGCTGCCCCGGGCGCGCGCGGCCGGGCTGCCGGTCAACCGGCGTACCTTCGTCCCGCTCGTCGTCCTCGACCGCACCGCTGAGGAACTCGACCGGGTGCTGCGCCTGTTGGGGATGTCCGGGCTGGTCGCCGAATTCGCCGACGGCGCCGCCGTGCTGCTCAGCCTCGCCCGTGACCAGGACGCCGAGGCCCTCACCGCGCACTTCGCGGCCCGGCTGCGGGCCGGGTCACCGGCCGTGGTCGCCGCCGCCGATCCCCGTACCGCCTGGGACGACGTGCCCGCCGGACTGCGCGAGGCCCGGCATGTCGCGGACGCCGTCACCGACTCCTCGGCCGTCCTCGACCTACCGGTCGTCGTCCGCCTGAAGGACGTCCATCTGCGCGGGCTGATCCGGCTGCTGCGCGACGACCCGCATGTGCAGGCCTTCGCGGAGCGGGAGCTCGACGGGCTGCTGTGCGCCGCCGAACCGGAGCTGCTGAACGTCCTGCGCACCTATCTCGCGACCGGCCGCAACAAGTCCCGCACCGCCCAGCTCCACCATGTCTCCCGGCCCGCCCTCTATCGCCGCCTGGAGGCCATACAGGCCCGCCTCGGCGTCGACCTGGACGACTTCGAACAGGCGGCCTCCGTCCACATCGCGCTCCTCGCGCACGATGCGCAACAGGGGTGA
- a CDS encoding NCS1 family nucleobase:cation symporter-1, whose product MTDTAPPAIPLSGQVTLPDGRVELAPGTPPPSGPYANEDLLPVPAEKRTWTTYNFSALWVGMAHNTASWTLASGLIAVGMDWKQAVFTIALANLVVLVPMLLTGHAGPKYGIPFPVFARASFGVRGANLPAVVRALVACGWFGIQTWIGGEAIYFLAGKLIGGSWSNAAHFGGYAWTMWLSFAIFWAIQVAIIHRGMETIRRFENWAAPFVLVGAFVMLWWMSSKAGGVGPLFDQPSKLGWGGSFWKLFWPSLMGMIGFWSTLSLNIPDFTRYGRSQKAQTWGQALGLPTTMTLFAFLSVLVTSGSQAVYGKPVWDPVQLAAKTDNVVGLLYALVTVLVATLSVNIAANLVSPAFDFSNVAPRKVSFRTGALITAVLAVLIFPWKLYSDPQGYIFTWLGLVGGLLGTVAGILVADYWFLRRTRLDLADLYRTGGRYWYTAGWNWRAVVSFLAGGVLAIGGASFKPLIDGRPIPALASLADYGWAVGLGTSLVLYLALTLLTGRREATP is encoded by the coding sequence ATGACCGACACCGCTCCCCCGGCCATACCCCTCTCCGGCCAGGTCACCCTCCCCGACGGGCGCGTGGAACTCGCTCCTGGCACCCCGCCGCCCAGCGGTCCCTACGCCAACGAGGACCTGCTCCCGGTCCCCGCCGAGAAGCGCACCTGGACCACGTACAACTTCTCCGCGCTCTGGGTCGGCATGGCCCACAACACGGCCTCCTGGACGCTGGCGTCCGGCCTGATCGCCGTCGGCATGGACTGGAAGCAGGCGGTGTTCACCATCGCTCTCGCCAACCTGGTCGTGCTGGTGCCGATGCTGCTCACCGGGCACGCCGGCCCCAAGTACGGCATCCCGTTCCCGGTGTTCGCCCGCGCATCCTTCGGCGTGCGCGGCGCCAACCTGCCCGCCGTCGTACGGGCGTTGGTGGCCTGCGGCTGGTTCGGCATCCAGACCTGGATCGGCGGCGAGGCCATCTACTTCCTCGCCGGGAAGCTGATCGGCGGCAGCTGGTCCAACGCGGCGCACTTCGGCGGCTACGCCTGGACCATGTGGCTGTCGTTCGCGATCTTCTGGGCGATCCAGGTCGCGATCATCCACCGGGGCATGGAGACCATCCGCCGCTTCGAGAACTGGGCGGCGCCCTTCGTGCTCGTCGGCGCGTTCGTGATGCTGTGGTGGATGAGCAGCAAGGCGGGCGGCGTCGGCCCGCTCTTCGACCAGCCCTCGAAGCTCGGCTGGGGCGGGAGCTTCTGGAAGCTGTTCTGGCCCTCATTGATGGGCATGATCGGCTTTTGGTCCACTTTGAGTCTGAATATTCCGGACTTCACCCGCTATGGGCGCAGCCAGAAGGCCCAGACCTGGGGCCAGGCCCTCGGCCTGCCGACCACGATGACCCTCTTCGCGTTCCTGTCCGTCCTCGTCACCTCGGGCTCCCAGGCGGTGTACGGCAAGCCGGTCTGGGACCCGGTGCAGCTGGCGGCGAAGACGGACAACGTGGTCGGCCTGCTCTACGCGCTGGTGACGGTCCTGGTCGCGACCCTGTCCGTGAACATCGCGGCGAACCTCGTCTCGCCCGCCTTCGACTTCTCCAACGTGGCGCCCAGGAAGGTGAGTTTCCGCACCGGGGCGCTGATCACCGCCGTCCTCGCGGTCCTCATCTTCCCCTGGAAGCTGTACTCCGACCCGCAGGGCTACATCTTCACCTGGCTCGGCCTGGTCGGCGGTCTGCTCGGCACGGTTGCGGGCATCCTCGTGGCCGACTACTGGTTCCTGCGCCGCACCCGCCTCGACCTCGCCGACCTCTACCGCACCGGAGGCCGCTACTGGTACACCGCCGGCTGGAACTGGCGCGCTGTCGTGTCCTTCCTGGCGGGCGGTGTCCTCGCGATCGGCGGCGCCAGCTTCAAGCCCCTGATCGACGGCCGCCCCATCCCCGCCCTGGCGTCCTTGGCGGACTACGGCTGGGCGGTGGGCCTGGGCACGTCCCTGGTGCTGTATCTGGCGCTCACGCTGCTGACGGGGCGCAGAGAGGCCACGCCGTAA
- a CDS encoding TIGR03842 family LLM class F420-dependent oxidoreductase, whose protein sequence is MDFGLVLQTDPPASRVVSLMKRAERNGFTYGWTFDSSVLWQEPFVIYSQILANTSHLKVGPMVTNPGTRTWEVTASTFATLNDMFGNRTVCGIGRGDSAMRVAGRKPNTLARISEAMKVIRALARGQEADLGGTKIRFPWIKEGAELPVWMAAYGPKALKMTGEEADGFILQLSDLYLTEYMVKAVKDAAAAAGRDPSEVTICVAAPAYVTEDDSPEALAHAREQCRWFGGMVGNHVADLVARYGEHSAQVPEELTEYIRARQGYDYAHHGRSGNPDTEFVPDEIVDRFCVIGPAEKHIEKLNALRALGVDQFAVYDMHDAQEATIDAYGTTVIPAVNA, encoded by the coding sequence ATGGATTTTGGACTCGTCCTGCAGACCGACCCGCCGGCCTCCCGTGTCGTCAGCCTGATGAAACGGGCCGAGCGCAACGGCTTCACGTACGGCTGGACCTTCGACTCCTCCGTGCTCTGGCAGGAGCCGTTCGTCATCTACAGCCAGATCCTGGCGAACACGTCCCATCTGAAGGTCGGCCCGATGGTCACCAACCCGGGCACCCGCACCTGGGAGGTCACCGCCTCCACCTTCGCCACCCTCAACGACATGTTCGGCAACCGCACCGTCTGCGGCATCGGCCGCGGCGACTCCGCGATGCGGGTCGCGGGCCGCAAACCCAACACCCTCGCGCGCATCAGCGAGGCCATGAAGGTCATCCGGGCGCTCGCCCGGGGCCAGGAGGCCGACCTCGGCGGCACCAAGATCCGGTTCCCGTGGATCAAGGAGGGCGCCGAACTCCCCGTCTGGATGGCCGCGTACGGCCCGAAGGCGCTGAAGATGACCGGCGAGGAGGCCGACGGCTTCATCCTCCAGCTGTCCGACCTGTATCTGACCGAGTACATGGTGAAGGCCGTCAAGGACGCGGCGGCCGCCGCCGGGCGCGACCCGTCGGAGGTGACGATCTGCGTGGCGGCGCCCGCGTACGTCACCGAGGACGACTCGCCCGAGGCCCTCGCCCACGCCCGCGAGCAGTGCCGCTGGTTCGGCGGCATGGTCGGCAACCACGTCGCCGACCTGGTCGCCAGGTACGGCGAGCACTCCGCCCAGGTCCCCGAGGAACTCACCGAGTACATCAGGGCACGGCAGGGCTACGACTACGCCCACCACGGCCGCAGCGGCAACCCGGACACCGAGTTCGTGCCCGACGAGATCGTGGACCGGTTCTGTGTGATCGGCCCCGCGGAGAAGCACATCGAGAAACTGAACGCACTCCGCGCCCTGGGCGTCGACCAGTTCGCGGTGTACGACATGCACGACGCGCAGGAGGCCACCATCGACGCCTACGGCACGACGGTGATCCCGGCCGTCAACGCCTGA
- a CDS encoding helix-turn-helix domain-containing protein yields MVRTPLTPEERERGERLGQLLREARGGRSMAEVAAQAGVSAETLRKIETGRAPTPAFFTVAALARVLGLSMDELITRCALVPV; encoded by the coding sequence ATGGTACGCACCCCCCTCACCCCTGAAGAGCGTGAACGCGGCGAGCGGCTCGGGCAGTTGCTGCGCGAGGCGCGCGGTGGCCGGAGCATGGCCGAGGTCGCCGCGCAGGCGGGCGTGTCCGCCGAGACGCTCCGCAAGATCGAGACGGGCCGGGCGCCGACCCCCGCGTTCTTCACCGTGGCCGCGCTGGCCAGGGTCCTCGGGCTGTCGATGGACGAGTTGATCACCCGGTGTGCGCTCGTGCCCGTGTGA
- a CDS encoding nitrilase-related carbon-nitrogen hydrolase, with the protein MSRVIRAALFQTAWTGDKESMIQVHEQAARDAAAQGAQVLCFQELFYGPYFCQVQDKAFYEYAERIPDGPTVRRFQSLARELGIVLVLPMYEEEQPGVLYNTAAVIDADGSYLGKYRKTHIPQVQGFWEKFYFRPGNSGWPVFETAVGRIGVYICYDRHFPEGWRALGLAGAEIVFNPSATSRGLSRYLWQLEQPAAAVANEYFVGAINRVGVEDLGDNDFYGTTYFVDPEAQFVGEVASDKETELVVRDLDLAKLREVRDRWQFYRDRAPGAYTPLTAP; encoded by the coding sequence ATGAGCCGAGTGATCCGTGCCGCCCTGTTCCAGACCGCGTGGACCGGCGACAAGGAATCCATGATCCAGGTCCACGAGCAGGCGGCCCGCGACGCGGCCGCGCAGGGCGCCCAAGTCCTGTGCTTCCAGGAGCTGTTCTACGGCCCCTACTTCTGCCAGGTGCAGGACAAGGCCTTCTACGAGTACGCCGAACGGATCCCCGACGGCCCGACCGTCCGGCGCTTCCAGTCCCTCGCCCGCGAACTGGGCATCGTCCTGGTCCTGCCGATGTACGAGGAGGAGCAGCCGGGCGTCCTGTACAACACCGCAGCCGTGATCGACGCGGACGGCTCCTACCTCGGCAAGTACCGCAAGACCCACATCCCCCAAGTCCAGGGATTCTGGGAGAAGTTCTACTTCCGCCCGGGGAACAGCGGCTGGCCCGTCTTCGAGACGGCCGTAGGCAGGATCGGCGTCTACATCTGCTACGACCGCCACTTCCCGGAGGGCTGGCGGGCGCTGGGCCTCGCCGGAGCCGAGATCGTCTTCAACCCCTCGGCCACCTCGCGCGGCCTGTCCCGCTATCTGTGGCAGCTGGAGCAGCCGGCGGCGGCCGTCGCCAACGAGTACTTCGTCGGTGCGATCAACCGGGTCGGCGTGGAGGACCTGGGCGACAACGACTTCTACGGCACGACCTACTTCGTGGACCCCGAGGCACAGTTCGTCGGCGAGGTCGCCAGCGACAAGGAGACCGAACTGGTGGTCCGCGACCTGGACTTGGCCAAGCTGAGGGAGGTCCGCGACCGCTGGCAGTTCTACCGGGACCGGGCGCCGGGGGCGTACACACCGCTGACCGCGCCCTGA
- a CDS encoding aspartate aminotransferase family protein, with the protein MNDLYSRHRQVLPDWLALYYDEPIEITHGEGRHVWDSAGNKYLDFFGGILTTMTAHALPEVAKAVGEQAGRIIHSSTLYLNRPMVELAERIAQVSGIPDARVFFTTSGTEANDTALLLATAHRRSNTVLAMRNSYHGRSFSTVGITGNRSWSPTSLSPLQTLYVHGGVRTRGPFAELDDRAFIDACVADLKDILGHTRPPAALIAEPVQGVGGFTSPPDGLYAAFRDVLSEHGILWIADEVQTGWGRTGDHFWGWQAHARSGPPDLVTFAKGIGNGSSIGGVIARAEIMNCLDANSISTFGGTQLTMAAGLANLNYLLEHDLQGNARRVGGLLIERLRAVAAQLPGVREVRGRGLMIGIELVEPGTDEADPQAASAVLEAARAGGLLIGKGGGHNTSVLRIAPPLSLTVAEAEEGAAILEQALRSAY; encoded by the coding sequence GTGAACGACCTCTACTCCCGCCACCGCCAGGTGCTGCCCGACTGGCTCGCCCTCTACTACGACGAGCCGATCGAGATCACCCACGGCGAGGGCCGCCATGTCTGGGACTCCGCCGGCAACAAGTACCTGGACTTCTTCGGCGGCATCCTCACCACGATGACCGCCCACGCGCTGCCCGAGGTGGCCAAGGCGGTCGGCGAGCAGGCCGGGCGGATCATCCACTCGTCCACGCTGTATCTCAACCGGCCGATGGTCGAACTCGCCGAGCGCATCGCCCAGGTGAGCGGCATCCCGGACGCCCGGGTCTTCTTCACCACCTCCGGCACCGAGGCCAATGACACCGCGCTGCTGCTCGCCACCGCCCACCGGCGCAGCAACACCGTCCTGGCCATGCGCAACAGCTATCACGGCCGCTCCTTCAGCACCGTCGGCATCACCGGCAACCGCAGCTGGTCGCCGACCTCGCTGTCCCCGCTGCAGACCTTGTACGTGCACGGCGGTGTGCGCACCCGTGGCCCGTTCGCCGAGCTGGACGACCGAGCCTTCATCGATGCGTGCGTCGCCGATCTGAAGGACATCCTCGGGCACACCCGCCCGCCCGCCGCGCTGATCGCCGAACCCGTCCAGGGCGTCGGCGGCTTCACCTCCCCGCCCGACGGGCTCTACGCCGCCTTCCGTGACGTGCTGAGCGAGCACGGCATCCTGTGGATCGCCGACGAGGTGCAGACCGGCTGGGGCCGTACCGGCGACCATTTCTGGGGCTGGCAGGCGCACGCCCGCAGCGGCCCGCCGGACCTCGTCACCTTCGCCAAGGGCATCGGCAACGGCTCCTCGATCGGCGGGGTGATCGCCCGCGCCGAGATCATGAACTGCCTGGACGCCAACAGCATTTCGACGTTCGGCGGCACCCAGCTGACCATGGCCGCCGGTCTCGCCAACCTCAACTACCTGCTGGAGCACGACCTGCAGGGCAACGCCCGCCGGGTCGGCGGCCTGCTCATCGAGCGGCTGCGGGCCGTCGCCGCCCAGCTGCCCGGCGTACGGGAGGTGCGCGGGCGCGGGCTGATGATCGGCATCGAACTGGTCGAACCGGGGACCGACGAGGCCGATCCGCAGGCGGCCTCCGCCGTCCTGGAGGCGGCCCGCGCGGGCGGCCTGCTGATCGGCAAGGGCGGCGGCCACAACACCAGCGTCCTGCGCATCGCCCCGCCGCTGTCGCTCACCGTCGCGGAGGCGGAAGAGGGCGCGGCGATCCTCGAACAGGCGCTGCGGAGCGCGTACTAG
- a CDS encoding nitrilase-related carbon-nitrogen hydrolase: protein MANVVRAALVQATWTGDTESMVAKHEEHARAAARQGAQVIGFQEVFNSPYFCQVQEPEHYRWAEPVPDGPTVRRMRDLARETGMVVVVPVFEVEQSGFYYNTAAVIDADGTYLGKYRKHHIPQVKGFWEKYYFKPGNLGWPVFDTAVGKVGVYICYDRHFPEGWRQLGLNGAQLVYNPSATHRGLSAHLWQLEQPAAAVANEYFIAAINRVGQEEYGDNDFYGTSYFVDPRGQFVGEVASDKSEELLVRDLDLDLIEQVRQQWAFYRDRRPDAYEGLVQP, encoded by the coding sequence ATGGCCAACGTCGTACGAGCCGCACTGGTCCAGGCCACCTGGACCGGCGACACCGAGTCCATGGTGGCGAAGCACGAGGAGCACGCCCGTGCGGCGGCCCGGCAGGGTGCGCAGGTCATCGGATTCCAGGAAGTCTTCAACTCGCCCTACTTCTGCCAGGTCCAGGAGCCCGAGCACTACCGCTGGGCCGAGCCCGTGCCCGACGGGCCGACGGTGCGGCGGATGCGGGACCTCGCCCGTGAGACCGGCATGGTCGTCGTCGTGCCCGTCTTCGAGGTCGAGCAGTCCGGCTTCTACTACAACACCGCCGCCGTGATCGACGCCGACGGGACCTACCTCGGCAAGTACCGCAAGCACCACATCCCGCAGGTCAAGGGCTTCTGGGAGAAGTACTACTTCAAGCCCGGAAATCTGGGCTGGCCCGTCTTCGACACGGCGGTGGGCAAGGTCGGCGTCTACATCTGCTACGACCGGCACTTCCCCGAGGGCTGGCGGCAACTCGGGCTCAACGGCGCCCAGTTGGTCTACAACCCGTCGGCCACGCACCGCGGGCTGTCCGCCCATCTGTGGCAGCTGGAACAGCCCGCTGCCGCCGTCGCCAACGAGTACTTCATCGCCGCCATCAACCGGGTGGGGCAGGAGGAGTACGGCGACAACGACTTCTACGGGACCAGTTACTTCGTCGATCCGCGTGGGCAGTTCGTCGGCGAGGTCGCGAGCGACAAGTCCGAGGAGCTCCTCGTCCGTGACCTCGATCTCGACCTGATCGAGCAGGTGCGGCAGCAGTGGGCCTTCTACCGCGACCGCCGCCCCGACGCCTACGAAGGGCTGGTGCAGCCGTGA
- the hydA gene encoding dihydropyrimidinase, whose translation MSSRTVIRGGLVITASDEIHADVLIEDGRVAALAASGTPAAGAFTAEKVIDATGKYVIPGGVDAHTHMELPFGGTFASDTFETGTRAAAWGGTTTIVDFAVQSVGHTLREGLDTWHAKAEGNCAIDYAFHMIVSDVNQETLKEMDLLIEEGVTSFKQFMAYPGVFYSDDGQILRAMQRSAENGGLIMMHAENGIAIDVLVEQALARGETDPRYHGEVRKALLEAEATHRAIRLAQVAGAPLYVVHVSAMEAVAELARARDEGLPVFGETCPQYLFLSTDNLAEPDFEGAKYVCSTPLRPREHQAKLWQGLRTNDLQVVSTDHCPFCFAGQKELGRGDFSKIPNGLPGVENRMDLLHQAVLDGHLSRRRWIEIACATPARMFGLYPKKGTIAPGADADIVVYDPHAEQVMSAGTHHMNVDYSAYEGKRTTGRVETVLSRGEVIIDQREYTGHAGHGVFTPRSTCQYLN comes from the coding sequence ATGAGCAGCCGTACCGTCATCCGGGGTGGTCTCGTCATCACCGCGTCGGACGAGATCCATGCCGACGTCCTGATCGAGGACGGCCGCGTCGCCGCCCTCGCCGCTTCCGGGACGCCCGCCGCCGGGGCGTTCACTGCGGAGAAGGTCATCGACGCCACCGGGAAGTACGTCATCCCGGGCGGCGTCGACGCGCACACCCATATGGAGCTGCCGTTCGGCGGCACCTTCGCCTCCGACACCTTCGAGACCGGCACCCGCGCCGCCGCCTGGGGCGGTACGACGACGATCGTCGACTTCGCCGTGCAGAGCGTCGGCCACACCCTGCGCGAGGGCCTCGACACCTGGCACGCCAAGGCCGAGGGGAACTGCGCGATCGACTACGCCTTCCACATGATCGTCTCCGATGTGAACCAGGAGACGCTCAAGGAGATGGACCTCCTGATCGAAGAGGGCGTAACGTCGTTCAAGCAGTTCATGGCATATCCGGGTGTCTTCTACTCGGACGACGGGCAGATCCTCCGCGCCATGCAGCGCTCCGCCGAGAACGGCGGGCTGATCATGATGCACGCCGAGAACGGCATCGCCATCGACGTCCTGGTCGAGCAGGCGCTCGCCCGGGGCGAGACCGACCCGCGCTACCACGGAGAGGTCCGCAAGGCCCTGCTGGAGGCCGAGGCCACCCACCGCGCCATCCGGCTCGCCCAGGTCGCGGGCGCCCCGCTGTACGTCGTCCACGTCTCGGCCATGGAAGCGGTGGCCGAGCTGGCGCGGGCGCGGGACGAGGGGCTCCCCGTCTTCGGCGAGACCTGCCCGCAGTATCTGTTCCTGTCCACCGACAACCTCGCCGAGCCGGACTTCGAGGGCGCGAAGTACGTGTGCAGCACCCCGCTGCGGCCGCGCGAACACCAGGCCAAGCTGTGGCAGGGCCTCAGGACGAACGACCTGCAGGTGGTCTCCACCGACCACTGCCCGTTCTGCTTCGCGGGCCAGAAGGAACTGGGCCGCGGCGACTTCTCCAAGATCCCCAACGGCCTGCCGGGCGTGGAGAACCGCATGGACCTGCTGCACCAGGCCGTCCTCGACGGGCACCTCTCCCGCCGCCGCTGGATCGAGATCGCCTGCGCCACCCCGGCCCGCATGTTCGGCCTGTACCCGAAGAAGGGCACCATCGCGCCGGGCGCCGACGCCGACATCGTCGTCTACGACCCGCACGCCGAGCAGGTCATGTCCGCAGGGACACACCACATGAACGTCGACTACTCGGCGTACGAGGGCAAACGCACCACCGGCCGTGTCGAGACCGTCCTCTCGCGCGGCGAGGTGATCATCGACCAGCGGGAGTACACCGGGCACGCCGGCCACGGCGTCTTCACCCCGCGCTCCACCTGTCAGTACCTCAACTAG